A window of the Phragmites australis chromosome 20, lpPhrAust1.1, whole genome shotgun sequence genome harbors these coding sequences:
- the LOC133901750 gene encoding protein C2-DOMAIN ABA-RELATED 11: MEEAGSGRCGVLKVVVARGWNLAVRDFTSSDPYVIVRIADMTAKTKVINSCLNPVWNEEMAFSMKEPVGVIKFEVFDWDRFKYDDKMGHAFLDLLPVAAATKLRRALRLTVGETKLRKVAPDADNCLLSDSFVTYADGEVALDARLRLRNVESGELFVTVKWIEADNAK; the protein is encoded by the exons ATGGAGGAAGCGGGGAGTGGGAGGTGCGGCGTGCTCAAGGTGGTGGTGGCGCGCGGTTGGAACCTCGCCGTCCGGGACTTCACCTCCAGTGACCCCTACGTCATCGTTCGCATCGCAGACATG ACTGCAAAGACAAAAGTCATCAACAGTTGCCTAAATCCAGTTTGGAATGAAGAGATGGCATTCTCTATGAAAGAACCAGTAGGAGTCATCAAATTT GAGGTGTTCGACTGGGACCGGTTCAAGTACGACGACAAGATGGGCCACGCGTTTCTGGACCTGCTGCCGGTGGCGGCTGCGACGAAGCTGCGGCGGGCGCTGCGGCTCACGGTGGGGGAGACCAAGCTCCGGAAGGTGGCCCCTGACGCCGACAACTGCCTGCTCTCCGACAGCTTCGTGACGTACGCCGACGGTGAGGTCGCGCTGGACGCCAGGCTGCGGCTGCGCAACGTCGAGTCCGGCGAGCTGTTCGTCACCGTCAAGTGGATCGAAGCTGACAACGCCAAGTGA